Genomic DNA from Prunus persica cultivar Lovell chromosome G1, Prunus_persica_NCBIv2, whole genome shotgun sequence:
tgttcaccccatattctaagttcacctcaacttctaattcaaattttcacaatttttaagAAAACCCCGCTTTCTTCCCAAATTATCCTTAAATACTCAcccaacagaaaaaataaaaataaaaaactcatcaacctCACACCCCATACCCCACACCCCCGCTATCTTGCACCTCATCACTCTAAGTTCATCTCAACCTCAcattatttaaagagataaaaacAATGTTGTCAAATGTGTAGCAGCAttatttttaaacaatttGAGTCAATTTGACAAAAGGCACATGAACAAAAAGGCAATCAGAGCATCTTGCtacttcaaaaaaattaaattatatgtcAATTTGATCCACctaacaaattaatatttctaCTGTATGATTCGATATTTATACAAtagaatttcatatttcaaaatgggaaAAAGGGTGGTGGTCATActttactatatatatatataatttttttttaaagaattccAAACAACAGAGGGTCTCAATATCTTTTGATAAAACAAACTTGTCTTCaataattttctataaaataaaagtgtagaggagtttttgtttttctaaaacttaatatgaagagtggttGGGTGTGTGGGGTGTGTTTATAGATGTACTTgggttaagtattaagttggatgatattttttgtctttttacacaataataaaacttaagagcTTAGGCCATGTTTAATAGTGAAAAAAATGCCTCACTCACTCTTCTAATACAATGAGCCTAAAAAGTGGTTCGCTAAATAGCACGCTTGCTAAATAGAACACGTGAGTCCAACGCCTCTCTTTAAAAAGTATcagaattttatttgttttcttttaattattggTTTAGATCTTTGAatgggggttttttttttttttgcagcatttatttattttagataaaaattcttaattaaatttaaatattacaataattattttgatattgcATTTGGAGTCAAACTATAGTAATTTAcaaatgtttgattttttatatattttatattgaaacaagtttaattaattatgcgATGCTTTTTTTATCGCAAGCAATTTTTACTTtgtcaaattatattttttagtaAATTACATGCTCTAGTTGCTGGTTGGGTATGGTTTTCTAGCTATTTTCCATACTCTAGTTGCTGGTTGGGTAGAAGTTCATAAATTTCAAGCGTAGATCGTTCAATTTTCAATCTAGGTTTCAGCCGGTTTTGAGGGTGCAATTCCAGCCACTTACGGCCAGTTTTTAGGGTAggttcaagaacaaaagtggttccaaatatggtgttttacCTAGTGTAGGAGTGGGCTGgtggtttggagattttccgACCGCCAGAAATTTATCAAGCCACCCACACACTGCCAGCGCGTGTGGTGGCGTGTGGGCAGCCTGGTGGAGACCAAATTCAGTCCAAGAGTGATCCTcgtgttgtcacgagtgcgtaggaatTCAcagatctcaattcggatACCGTTTGCatctcgaacggattttgcaTATTATGTGATTTCTGGGTTCAATAcagttgagccgttggatcgtaatttTTTTCAGTTATGTTAATCTAGACAATTCTAGGATCGTTTAGGATttgacggatcgtgaatcagAGTCTCGGATACTTCGAAATCGTGAACCCTAGGGttaaggttttaaaaatcatTCGATTGTAtgatcgtgatcaatccgaccgtccgatcgagatCAAACTCTCGAGACATGTGTCCTGGGTATATTGGAACTTCTTGAAGCTTCCGGATCATAATTTTCAGGTCGTGGATCCGCGAGGTCccaagttgactttttgagaGTTTatcgctttttgagtccctaGATACTTCTAAACTATTCcaaatggaaggaaagcttttatgggcataTGAACAACTTTAATTTAATGCACGCACTTCTATGAGCCGGGGGTCaggatttttaatttaatagtaTATTGagtattgtattaatagaatattatggtaaTTGAATCaagcacccgggcaccagttgacccgtaGGAGGGAGCTTCAAGAGGTCTAGCGAGCACGGAccagcagtgagtggactctttgtttttataaatgaatttaaacaattcagttacagtatttgatcttgaataagttttattcaaagattagtgTTTTATAAGTTGTTAtatgcttttaaatattttgttttgcatgctgccgTGTGGAATATCCTTTAAGGATATAGGGAAAGAGAATTTGAGCTAAATATCAGATAAATGACAGCATAGTTCCAGATTTAATagaaattcagttattcatcagatttttcagaaactttatattttcctaaaccacCTTAGGTACCCAGATATACagatgttgccttcggtaaaTAAGTTGCCTTCACATaaaaatgttgccttcggattttattggttgccttcggtttagtcagcatgcttgacagttgccccacgagttctatGGTACCCGGACTCGTGCGGAGTGAaaatgcggatcaggctgactacggtcccctaaATCCTgtgagttgcggctcggattgaccttgtgtcaccgagacctgcgagtacgtGTCACCAATGGTGATGCGATgaattgacggatattaggaattgacggaaataaggggtacacctaggtggtagttttaaactgttttcaatgcTTTTAAGAGATTAATGTTGACCCTGAGTATGATTGgcatatgtatgtataaatagatgaatgcattgatttcagtacGAATATAATAAAGAGAATGATTTAGTTTTGTGTAActatttttacagtggggttagtatgttcatatgtattttctaaattttgtttttgggtccactcacattttcaatgttttgcgcccccaggcagtaggcgtgcacaatGATTCACCACCAGGCCGTTTTCCACTTTCTGCGCTTTCCTTTCTGATGTAGGACTTTTCTGTAATAGAATTGACTTAGTTtctaaattcttagtagtcgctctgataaCTTGCCCTAGAATTAGAAttttaactgttggaatgtatatatatacgtatgctggcagttggttgtgtatatatgcttgtttaacaGGTGTAAATTTTGGGGATTGATccaattacaggggagactctgccgaattttcggtaggagtcaaccttgttattttatcgtacTTTGTAGGgaagggcaattaggtcatttgtgcccgacactCGCCAGGTGTCGGCACGCACAAGGTCCggctcgaattccaaagtggaatttggatccAATCCTGTCACATAAGATGCCGAAAATGCCCTTAAAAAATCGTTCAGCTAGACGCCACGTAGGCAGATAACAGATTTCCTGATGGTTTCGCTAACGGATGGGGCAATTTGTAGGTTTTCCGTGATGTTGAGTATGTACTCATAAATGTCTCCAAAATCGGGTATGAACTCGTAAATTACCCTATAGGTTAGGGAGTTTAATGTAGTTTGTCCTAAATTTAACTATAAATATTGAGTATTTCATGATACTCTTACTCCTTTTTTGTGCacttcaaatgattgaaatcatGATCGTATATCCAAGTTGTCATTGTATCTTCCCGATTCTCAATATGACCCTCCACCaaaattttatacaaaaacatCATTAGTTGCACCCACtttcatatcaaaattaaagacAAATTAGTCTCATAATAAACTTTCATAATAAAAGCAAattttacacacacacacgacATGTTTGCCAAGAATAATAATTACTAAAATTAACAGTAAGAAATGCTTTTCACTGTCAGAAAACACTTTTGCCACTTCCTTTGGGAAGCATATATAAGGCCACAATCATACCTAAAAAGCACTGTACTTTGAAGCCTTGCATTGCACGATGCACCCCCACAAGATTCACAACAAAACTTGTTGTTAGAGACTCGTTCCAAAACAAATATGTTTTCCTGAAGTACAATGAATTCTCCTCCGCTAATCTCTGTTTCTCCATCCTCTTCACCTTTCAACTCTAACAACTTGTCATATCACACGCATACTAATTAtacacttctctctctctctctctctctctctcacacacacacacacacacacacaaacacacattTCTACTTCACCTCCATACATAAATACCAAAGCAAAgacatttttttcaatttaatttcattGATCCAAAGGAGGTCACTTTACATTGATACTTTGTGTCATACCAAACCTCAAATAACAGAACTCAGCTCTTGTACTTGAACAGGGACTCAAAACCAGCattatcaatcaatcaatcaatcataaGTTCATAACCCACATTGAGGGTTGTGAGGATTGTGTGGGCTCATGATGGGGAAGGAGTCTGACCATAAAAAGAGAATGGGAAAGGAGGTTTGCTTAATTTCTTCAACCTCGGCTTACAATTTGTTTGATCTCTTTCTGTTGGACCTTAGTCCCTGTTAAGTTTATGCCACAAACTTTAGCTTGTTTGAATAATAAACAAGAAAGTGAACGTATGTTTGATGAAAaactcttcttccttttttttgggttaaaaattattactttAATAATTAGTAGATGTGCGTCATGGTGTGTTAAATGAAGGatctaaaattgattttaGAAACCATTCATGTTTTAGTCTAGAAAACATCTTATGTAGGCCCTGAAATCTAAATAACCTTCTCATGATATGTGTTGTTGATTAAAATAGACCTCAGGAAGATTTCATACTTCGTGTTTGCATTGAAATTTTGGAGGATAAATGTTAAGAAATCACATTTTTGGATCGCATTTGACGTGGCAGTTGATGTATACTTATTGCATTGATTATTATACACCATACATTACTTCGTTAGAGTACTGAGAGAGAAACATATATTGGCAATGGAGCAGGGCAAAGATGTTGAACGTGGAGAAACTAGTAGTAACCAAGAGGAGTTGGAACAGCCTTTCATTAGGCGGCGGAAAGTTGTTGCTCATGAAGATGATGGCAGTGGGAAAGAACTTCAAAATGAATCCATTGGGATGGTTTTGCTTAGCACAGGTGTTGCTGTTTGTGGCTCTTTCCAATTCGGAATATGTGTAAGTTCTCTTGAAATTCTCTATGAACATTGTGTTTTTAGACAAAGACTGAGAGTAGATTATATAAAGAATAGGCTTTTCTGTGCTTTCTTCTGATTAGGGGGGCTAAAACCGAAAAAAGGGTTGGTTGTTTAGCTTAAAGTTGTTCTTATGGCAGGTTGGATATTCAGCACCAACTCAATCTGCTATCAGGAAAGATCTTAATCTCTCTCTAGCTGAGGTTTGTATTGTTGTTCTCTTTGCTGGTTTTAGACATGCCTATAGTAAAGGGAATTATTAGTAATTTTCAGTGTTCTGGCAGTACTCAACGTTTGGCTCTATACTATCAATTGGTGCAGTGCTGGGTGCTATAACAAGTGGTAAGATTGCAGATTTTCTCGGCCGAAAAGGGGTATGGTAAATGTGACTTTGTGGTGTAaaagatgaaggaaaaaactgAAGCTTAGCAATCTCCATTGCACTAAGcttcttgaaattttattgGTAGCAGGCGATGAGAGTGTCCTCTGTGATTTGCATTATAGCATGGCTAGCCATCTATTTCTCTCAGGTATATGCTGTTGGCACAGTTTTTAGTTGTTAAATGTAATTTTACAGGTTCATATTAATGACGGTATTTGTTACGACTCTTGTGCAGGGAGCTCTGTCACTTGACACAGGAAGGTTTCTCACAGGATATGGAATTGCAGCTTTCTCTTAtgtggtatatatatatgatatatctcaagccatttcttttttagtaGCTGAGCAAGGCTGTTTAATCTATTTGATGATGATATATCCAAGTTTTAaccaaaattagaaaaagtgGATGAACAGGTCCCCGTATTTATAGCAGAAATAGCGCCTAAGAATCTCCGCGGAGGGCTTGCAACATTAAATCAGGTAGGAGAATTTAGAATTGAGTGCATACCtgcttgaaaaatatatgaTCATTAAGACATAACTGTACTGTACTCCTTTTTCTATGCTTGTTCTGCAGCTTTTCATTGTTACTGGAGGATCATTTGCATTCATAGTAGGAACAATTATAAACTGGAGAGCACTAGCTCTAATAGGTAAATTCTTATTCCATAGGGTATCTTGCTATGCTTAATTACAAAACATGGTTCGACTGAGTTTCCTTCGGAAGgaactgaaaattttgaagggACTGATTGTTTGGTTTCAATCTGAAGCAACTGTACCTTGCCTTATCTTGCTTTTGGGTGTATGCCTTGTACCTGAGTCTCCTAGATGGCTGGTGAGAATTCAAATCAGATTAGCTTTCTTttaccttttgtttttcatgcCACCACAATGGAGAAAAAGATGTGTAAGGCTAAAACCATTGTTTTCAGGCGAAGGTTGGCCGTGACAAAGAATTTGAAGTTGCACTACAGACACTCCGTGGAAATAATGCTGATATATCCGATGAAATGACCGAAATTCAAGTACTTCCTGccaacccaaaaaatattaatcCAATCACCTTTTTGACATTGAAAATGAAGATTTCTAACAAAGTTACCCGTCTATTTGTTGACAGGAATTTATTGCTACTGTAAATAGTCTTCCAAAAGCCTCAATCTTGGATTTGTTTCAAAGCAGAAACATCCGTGCTGTGATTGTAAGCAACTTTCATCTGtatgttttcatattttctcgAATGATGTTAACCAAATAACTTCTTTTCTTACTGAAATCTCCCGAACATGGCCATGGTTTTAGATTGGGGTTGGACTAATGGTATTTCAACAATTTGCGGGTATTAATGGAGTACAATTCTATGCAAGCGAAACATTCAAATCAGCTGGTAATAATCCGGGCTTTCCTTATATTACATTTCACTTGGTTTTTGATGCAAGTCTTTCCTGTGAAACTTACTCTATTTCTGTAATGCCAATTGCAGGAGTTTCAAGCAAAATTGGAACCATAGCTTATGCGTGTCTTCAGGTAAATCACTTTCTCCTGTTCATGTTTGAGTTTGTCCATCTAAACTTAGCTCATGTAAAATTCATTGACAGGTCCCAATAACTCTAGTAGGAGCATTGCTTATGGATAAGACAGGAAGGAGAGTTCTTGTAATGGTAGCCATTGATCTAGAAACCCTGACCTTTTTCTAAAATGACATTTTTATAGGGTAAGCCTTTCATTATAGGCGTTTGTTTTTATGTCATGAAGGTTTCAGCAGCTGGGATGTTCGTAGGCTGTATGCTGGCAGGAACTTCCTTCTCTCTCAAGGTATCAAAAGTCCAAAACTACattctaaaacaaaaatcttcTGTCCTTTCCCTGTTTGATCATGGTCTTAACTTAAGTTTGTAATTCAACATCTTTTGTAAATCAGGGACAAGGTTTGCTGCTGGATTGGGTACCGATTATAGCCGTGTCTGGTGTCCTGGTAAGTTAACCATTACACCTTCAAACTTTCAAAATTATCATCAAACTTCTTCACAACATCTTCTCATTTTTCTTGGGTTACATTTGTCCCTGTGAAATCAGATTTACGTTGCATTTTTCTCCATCGGGATGGGAGCAGGCCCTTGGGTGATAATGTCTGAGGTAAACTGTGGAAAACTTATCATTTCCTCAAAACCATTCATATTTGAGGCCTGTTGAACCAAATAGACAGCAGAGCTGCAGAATACTTTATGGAtcaaattacatatattttctGTATGTAATATGGTTTCTCTTTGCAGATTTTCCCAATTGATATTAAGGGAGTTGGTGGGAGCTTGGTGGTGCTTGTGAACTGGTCAGGTGCTTGGATAGTTTCCTATACATACAACTTTCTGATGAGATGGAGTTCCCCAGGTAAGTAAAACTCTTGAACCAAACACATTGCATGATACTGAGAATTGGTTTTGTATTGTTTCACAGCTGAAGTCtgattcaaatttatttatttgaattattttacaGGAACTTACTTCCTATACTCTGCAGTCTGTTTGTTGACCATTCTATTTGTGGCCAAGGTAGTCCCAGAAACCAAAGGGAAAACACTAGAAGAAATTCAGGCAAGCCTCAATCCAGACAGAAGACAAAGTATATGAACCAACAACCTTTAGgagttttttttatgtcaGAGAAATACAAGAAGTTACAAATGCAACACGAATTTCTCAAAATATAGAATGCgatatagaaaaagaaatgcttGTATTCGTTTTTGGATAGAAAACTGTGGAAAGCAAGGTTGTATGCAAACTATAAATAACGAGTTATGCCCTGGTTTTGACCTCTCCAAGTTCTAGGCAAAGTATGATATCAATCAGTTGGTGCACATACATATGATTGACGGTAAGATTCTCCTAGATGGAAAACTGTGGGAGGAGGAACCAAGATGTTGGTATAACAGTTCAGATCATTCACAAGTACACGGATGATTGTATGTGATTGATTATCAGCCGTTGATGATTGATTCTCAATCGTTGATGAGTATGGATCCCAACCGCTCATTTTCAGAGAACTTTGCAATTGATATTGAAGGAGAGGACTCACGATACAACTGATAATTTGATATGGTATAATGGATCATAATACTCCCACATACATGAATCATTGATTAATGGTGACATTCTTCTCGATATAGAATGCAAAACGGAAATGGATTCTCCGTATCTCATTTGTACTTAACTTGTATAAAACGCAAAACTCACTAGTATAGTAGTTTGGAGTAATTGCTTCTCTAGACAAGGCTTTGGGTTCCAGTCTTAACATCCGTGtaatgtgtgtgagtttattATCATCCCtctcaataaaaaaacatactTCTATAAAATGCATGTGTGTCATCCGATAAAGTATATGATGAAAATTCGGCTATTATACATATTATTGACCAAGACAGCCTTGCAGAAGGTTTGATATTTgttggaaaaaaagagaagacaaaCTACATTAAACCCCCAACCTATAGGGTCATTTACGAGTTCATACCCGATTTTGGGGACATTTACCAACACATACTCAATGTCACAAAAACCCTACAATTTGCCCTCTTCGTTAGCAAGCTGTTAGTGAGTCTGTTAAATGTTG
This window encodes:
- the LOC18788635 gene encoding sugar transporter ERD6-like 16, encoding MMGKESDHKKRMGKEGKDVERGETSSNQEELEQPFIRRRKVVAHEDDGSGKELQNESIGMVLLSTGVAVCGSFQFGICVGYSAPTQSAIRKDLNLSLAEYSTFGSILSIGAVLGAITSGKIADFLGRKGAMRVSSVICIIAWLAIYFSQGALSLDTGRFLTGYGIAAFSYVVPVFIAEIAPKNLRGGLATLNQLFIVTGGSFAFIVGTIINWRALALIATVPCLILLLGVCLVPESPRWLAKVGRDKEFEVALQTLRGNNADISDEMTEIQEFIATVNSLPKASILDLFQSRNIRAVIIGVGLMVFQQFAGINGVQFYASETFKSAGVSSKIGTIAYACLQVPITLVGALLMDKTGRRVLVMVSAAGMFVGCMLAGTSFSLKGQGLLLDWVPIIAVSGVLIYVAFFSIGMGAGPWVIMSEIFPIDIKGVGGSLVVLVNWSGAWIVSYTYNFLMRWSSPGTYFLYSAVCLLTILFVAKVVPETKGKTLEEIQASLNPDRRQSI